The window GGTGCTACAGCCCCAAAACCCCATTTCTCCGTAACATGAAGGAGACTCACAATTGAGCCTTTTACTTTCTGTTTTGGTCcagcagcttcaaacagctggaaAAACTATATATGTTTTATTATTGAACATATGTTTAGTTAcacccctcaaactcaactctgaacCTCCcaaaaaaagcagtggaactgtgttggacaccaggtgggtgatattaatgatcagtaagaacagaaaaccagcaggctctggacttCGTAGGGtcagaggtgaatacccctgccctacactattcagtgcttgttttctcacataaactgaaattgagcGAACAGTGTAGAATTGTTTTAATCAAGAAATTACAGAGATTTCTATATTGGCCACCTGACCCGATTTCCAatagataacacagccacaaagtcaaaacagCTTTCCCATTTTGACAACAGATGCCTCTCCAATGGGAGAAATCAATAAGCAAATATTACAGCCAGctaagtaatactgtgaaacactatcattccactattacAATGGCATTTTTTAAATCCTGTGTAGCACCTTTAATCCAAAGTCCCTCCCTACTCATCTACAACTCAGAGCTGACATGCTCCTAACAGGAAagccgcatcccaaatggcaccctattccatacattgggccctggtcaaaagtagtgcacgtaGGGTCAAACGTgtcttgggttagggttaaagttagggtcaAAGTTGTGCATTATGTAGGGGCAACCGAAGAATGAGCGCTCCCTCCAACAACTAAGCCCAGTAAGAGACAATATAGAGAAGGAGATCCCAAAACTAAGCCCAGTAAGAGACaatatagagaaggagagatccAACAACTAAGGTTAGTAAGAGACaatatagagaaggagagatccAACAACTAAGGTTAGTAAGAGACaatatagagaaggagagatccAACAACTAAGGTTAGTAAGAGACaatatagagaaggagagatccAACAACTAAGGTTAGTAAGAGACaatatagagaaggagagatccAACAACTAAGGTTAGTAAGAGACaatatagagaaggagagatccAACAACTAAGGTTAGTAAGAGACaatatagagagaaggagagatccaACAACTAAGGTTAGTAAGAGACaatatagagagaaggagagatccaACAACTAAGGTTAGTAAGAGACaatatagagaaggagagatccAACAACTAAGCTTAGTAAGAGACaatatagagaaggagagatccAACAACTAAGCTTAGTAAGAGACaatatagagaaggagagatccAACAACTAAGGTTAGTAAGAGACaatatagagaaggagagatccAACAACTAAGCTTAGTAAGAGACaatatagagaaggagagatccAACAACTAAGCCCAGTAAGAGACaatatagagaaggagagatccAACAACTAAGCTTAGTAAGAGACaatatagagaaggagagatccAACAACTAAGCCCAGTAAGAGACAATAGAGCGCTTTGATGGAGCACAATAGCTCCCCTTGGCACCATGTGATGTCCGTGTGCCCCATTCTTGCTCTCCTGGCTCAgttttgagagagcgagagatacagtgggccatagagagagagagagatatagacagagcgatttatatattatattatctacctcacttgctttggcaatgttaacacatgtttcccatgccaataaagcccttgaattgaattgagagagagagagagagagagagcgatgcagTGGGCCATAGACATGGGGCAGTGTGTTAGAGGCatatcagtgatgtagtggtaattAACAAATCGGTGAGTGAACTCTGATCCCTGTTTGTGGTGAGTAAAGTAACgctgtatatatttaaaaatattttttctgcAATAGGTGGGTACATGCTTACGCAGAATACAAAAGGTGTGTAAAGCTGCGATCACGTGAATTTACCCTCCACTAAACCACTGAGTCATATGATGCTCCACTAAACCACTGAGTCATATGATGCTCCACTAAACCACTGAGTCATATGATGCTCCACTAAACCACTGAGTCATATCACAGTTATTGGTGAACAGTAGTAGCGCTGTGTGTTGATGAAGTGGTGGGcactggtccaaagtagtgcactaaataggtaatacactcttagaaaaaaagcaATCCAAAAGGGctcttctgctgtccccataagagaacccatTCTGGTTCCAGGTAACACCCATTCTGGTTCCAGGTAACACCCATTCTGGTTCCAGGTAacacccaaaagggttcttctgctgtccccataagagaacccatTCTGGTTCCAGGTAACACCCATTCTGGTTCCAGGTTAACACCAATTCTGGTTCCAGATTAacacccaaaagggttcttctgctgtccccatagaagaacccatTCTGGTTCCAGGTAACACCCATTCTGGTTCCAGGTTAACACCCATTCTGGTTCCAGATTAACACCCATTCTGGTTCCAGGTAACACCCATTCTGGTTCCAGGTAACACCCATTCTGGTTCCAGGTAacacccaaaagggttcttctgctgtccccatagaagaacccatTCTGGTTCCAGGTAacacccaaaagggttcttctgctgtccccatagaagaacccatTCTGGTTCCAGGTAACACCCATTCTGGTTCCAGGTTAACACCCATTCTGGTTCCAGATTAACACCCATTCTGGTTCCAGATTAacacccaaaagggttcttctgctgtccccatagaagaacccatTCTGGTTCCAGGTAACACCCAAAAGGGTTCgtctgctgtccccatagaagaacccatTCTGGTTCCAGGTTAGCACCCattctggttccaggtagataCACTCCTAGAATAAAAAGGTGCTacggtgccatttcagatgcggaaattggttgaatcaatgttgtttccacgtcatttcaacaaccaaaaaagtatttgtgatgacgttgaatcaatgtggaaaactgattggatttgcaaaaagtcatcaacaaaAGGATCTTCTTTTCACCCAacgtttaacctaaatccaatgacatggtggaattctttgttgatttcacaactcaaccaaatttcaatcaaaactagatgttgaactgacgtctgtgtccAGTTGGTATGCTACCATAGAAAAACATGGCTGCTGTACATTCATAACAACATTCAGCCTTCCTATTCTTCACAACAATCAACCGCTGATccataaccgctaaccgctaGCTAACGGAACAGTCTGTAAACTTCAAGAGGTACCGGTTACAGTTTCGGGtcaactgttttttattttgggCAAAACATTTCACTTCGGTGttccctaatgaatacgaccctggttTAAAAAATGCTCAAGTGTGGAAGAGAATCCACCATTTGCATATACAGTAATAATCTGGTCTGTGATAGCGAGGTTTGACTGAATGGTTGTTTAGGCTGGCCATCGCTGGGTGTGTTTTCACTATGGGGTTTTTCTTCATTTACAAGTCAGAGTCCAGTTAAGCAAactccttaaagggatagttcactccaAGATAGGATGCTAGGATGTTTTGAAGCCTAGAAACACCACCTGAGTCCATATTCCACACCACGTGTTGTCTAGACTCTGCTGTGAGCCATTGGAGAAACCTACAGATCTCATCTAGAACCCAAAGGAATAGGAAAGATTGGCACCTCTAATTCCAGTTTATTAGCTCCACACAGAACAGTTGAGGTATAAAACACAtctgataaacttggattttgtGGTGAACTACCCCTTTAAAACGAACCAATCATTCATCACTGTTAAATAAGCAATGTAAACAGAGATCCAAATGAACGATACATTCTATTCACTACCACATAGCTCTATGTCAGTGCAATATCTATATCTACAGGAGGAGAATGGTTGCAATGAACTGAAACTGTGAGTAAGAACCACCATTAATACATTGCATACAGTTACAAGACATTTCCATCAAAAAGCTGCTACGGTTCATCTTGCCGAGACTCCACAATATAATCCTCATTTCcctttccaaatggcaccctattccctacgtagtgcactacttttggccacaGCCCAATGGGCCCtgatcaaagtagtgcactatatagggaatagaatgcaATTTAGAATGCAACCTCTGTATGTAGGTCATTGAGTTAGGATGCCAATAACCAtgacaaccaaccaaccaataaaACCCAATTGAAGAACAGGGAGGGAGTGCAAAAATGAAAGCTCCCATAATACTGAGCTTGTCAACCCCACGAGATAACCCTCATTTACAGTGATGATGTTATACGTGATAAATAGTGTTGATTCCTGAGAAACCTCCTGAGAATTGTAGGATTTCTCCACATGAAAGCAAATACTTTTGAGTGCTCTacggctgtgtcccaaatagcactctaGTGCCCAATAGTGccccaaaagcagtgcactattaCATTTGGAATAGGGCCCCCTCTCTCAGCAAAATCCCCATAGGATGCTTGGTAACCATGAGCAGGCGTTTATATTGTGAGATCCCTGACACACACAGAACTGAGGAAGAAAACAAAGGAATTCTTTCAgaacaaagacacacagagctgTGTTGCATTGCAACCATTCAACCAACAATTAGGAAGGTCACAATAACGTCAGATCTTGGTTGAGACGTGACAAGATaaaggggaaagaagaagaggagtgaCGGCAGAACCAAACCGGGATGGGCGAGGCCTTTCCAAAGCGCTAGGCCCACTGTCGCTGCAGTGTTGCATTGTGGGTATTgtagtaacaggtgtgtgtgttcacctgtatTGAGTTCTTGTTGTGTCACACACTGGCATAGCAGCTGGGTTGGTTAACCTAGCTTGGTGATCTGTAGACCCCCTTCTATCCTCACTGTATCGATGGACGGCAAAGATTTCACTTTGTGAAAAAAGTCAAAGAGCGGGTTTCCATCCACAAATATCCGGAAGCGCGTGTGTTCGCAGTGGATctccatctggagagagaggagagagaggtggtagaggtagagagggagagagagagagagagagagagaggtggtagaggtagagagaggagagaggtagagagagagagggagagagaggagagagggagagagaggtggtagaggtagagaggggagagaggagagaggagagagaggtggtagaggtagagagggagagagagaggtagagagagagagggagagagagagaggagagagaggtggtagaggtagagagggagagagaggagagagagaggagaggtagagagagagagagagagaggagagagaggtggtagaggtagagagaggagagaggtagagagagaggtagagagagagagaggtagagagagagaggagagagagaggtagagagaggagagagagagagagaggaggtagagagggagagagaggagagagggtcacaTTATGTGGCCATGTGGTTCTTTCTCCAAATGAAAGAGAGCTTGTTAGTTTTGCATAACTTATCACATTTCTAAACCACATCCTCTGACAAATGTGTGACTGGAGCAACCTGCTTTACAATAAACCACAACAAGGAACAATGTGTGTTCCTTATCACTGGGCTATATCTTTACATAACGTCTGTACTGAATCATATCACAGCAACTAAAGAGAAGTCAGAGAATGGTAGAGCGAGGGAGTGTATGAGATAGAGATAAGGGTGGAAGGCCAATTATCATGAAGTTAAGACCCTAGTTAACTgtggtcccatagggctctggtcaaaggaaGTCTACTAGAAAGGGGAtgcggtgccatttgggacaggttGGATAAGAACGTGAAGTGTTCTTGGTACCCTGAAGGGATGGtcgggttaggggttagaatttAAAAAGAGAGTGGAGTGTTATGGTATCTTGAAGGCCTGGTCCAGTTAGGGTTATGGAttaagggttaggattagaggttaggattagaggttagaggttaggagttaggattaGTGGTTAGGAGTTAGGATTAGGAGTTAGGATTAGTGTTAGGATAAGTATAACAGGTACCCTGAAGGGCTGGTCAGGTTATGTGTTAGGATCAGTGTAACAGGTGTTAGGATCAGTGTAACAGGTACCCTGAAGGGCTGGTCCGGTTAGGATCAGTGTAACAGGTACCCTGAAGGGCTGGTCAGGTTAGGTGTTAGGATCAGTGTAACAGGTACCCTGAAGGGCTGGTCAGGTTAGGTGTTAGGATCAGTGTAACAGGTACCCTGAAGGGCTGGTCAGGTTAGGTGTTAGGATAAGTATAACAGGTACCCTGAAGGGCTGGTCAGGTTAGGTGTTAGGATCAGTGTAACAGGTACCCTGAAGGGCTGGTCAGGTTAGGTGTTAGGATCAGTATAAAATGTACCCTGAAGGGCTGGTCAGGTTAGGTGTTAGGATCAGTATAAAATGTACCCTGAAGGGCTGGTCAGGTTAGGTGTTAGGATCAGTGTAACAGGTACCCTGAAGGGCTGGTCAGGTTAGGTGTTAGGATAAGTTTAACAGGTACCCTGAAGGGCTGTTCAGGTTAGGTGTTAGGATCAGTGTTAGGATCAGTGTAACAGGTACCCTGAAGGGCTGGTCAGGTTAGGTGTTAGGATCAGTGTAACAGGTACCCTGAAGGGCTGGTCAGGTTAGGTGTTAGGATCAGTGTAACAGGTACCCTGAAGGGCTGGTCAGGTTAGGTGTTAGGATCAGTGTTAGGATCAGTGTAACAGGTACCCTGAAGGGCTGGTCAGGTTAGGTGTTAGGATCAGTGTTAGGATCAGTGTAACAGGTACCCTGAAGGGCTGGTCAGGTTAGGTGTTAGGATCAGTGTAACAGGTACCCTGAAGGGCTGGTCAGGGATGAAGGGGAAGTAGTCGATAGACTTCTCCTCCTCGCTCCATTTTCCCGAGACGCGGGAGTTACGCAGAAACTGGCGCTCAGCGAATCGAGCGCTGAGTTTCAGGGCCACATCCGGTTGTGGCTCCTCCTTCTCTGTGCCGCGGCCGCAAGTCAGGCTGACGTCAAAGCTGAGACGGAAAGAAACATAGAGAAGAAAAAAGAAATAGGTGTCTCTGTGCTGGTTTAACAATATCCCTTTTTACCCTTGTTAACCTGTCCCTTAGTGGGTTCACTGGGTAACCTGTCCCTTAGTGGGAGCCCTAGGTAACCTGTCCCTTAGTGGGAGCCCTAGGTAACCTGTCCCTTAGTGGGAGCCCTAGGTAACCTGTCCCTTAGTGGGAGCCCTAGGTAACCTGTCCCTTAGTGGGAGCCCTAGGTAACCTGTCCCTTAGTGGGAGCCCTAGGTAACCTGTCCATTAGTGGGTTCACTAGGTAACCTGTCCCTTAGTGGGTTCACTAGGTAACCTGTCCTTAGTGGGAGCCCTAGGTAACCTGTCCCTTAGTGGGCCCTAGGTAACCTGTCCCTTAGTGGGAGCCCTAGGTAACCTGTCCCTTAGTGGGAGCCCTAGGTAACCTGTCCCTTAGTGGGTTCACTAGGTAACCTGTCCCTTAGTGGGTTCACTAGGTAACCTGTCCCTTAGTGGGAGCCCTAGGTAACCTGTCCCTTAGTGGGAGCCCTAGGTAACCTATCCTTTAGTGGGTTCACTAGGTAACCTGTCCCTTAGTGGGTTCACTAGGTAACCTGTCCCTTAGTGGGAGCCCTAGGTAACCTGTCCCTTAGTGGGAGCCCTAGGTAACCTATCCTTTAGTGGGTTCACTAGGTAACCTGTCCCTTAGTGGGAGCCCTAGGTAACCTGTCCCTTAGTGGGAGCCCTAGGTAACCTGTCCTTTAGTGGGTTCACTAGGTAACCTGTCCCTTAGTGGGTTCACTAGGTAACCTGTCCCTTAGTGGGAGCTCTAGGTAACCTGTCCTTTAGTGGGTTCACTAGGTAACCTGTCCCTTAGTGGGTTCCCTAGGTAACCTGTCCCTTAGTGGGAGCCCTAGGTAACCTGTCCCTTAGTGGGAGCCCTAGGTAACCTGTCCCTTAGTGGGAGCCCTAGGTAACCTGTCCCTTAGTGGGAGCCCTAGGTAACCTGTCCCTTAGTGGGTTCACTAGGTAACCTGTCCCTTAGTGGGAGCCCTAGGTAACCTGTCCTTTAGTGGGTTCACTAGGTAACCTGTCCCTTAGTGGGAGCCCTAGGTAACCTGTCCCTTTAGTGGGAGCCCTAGGTAACCTGTCCCTTAGTGGGTTCACTAGGTAACCTGTCCCTTAGTGGGAGCCCTAGGTAACCTGTCCCTTAGTGGGAGCCCTAGGTAACCTGTCCCTTAGTGGGAGCCCTAGGTAACCTGTCCCTTAGTGTGAGCCCTAGGTAACCTGTCCCTTAGTGGGTTCACTAGGTAACCTGTCCCTTAGTGGGAGCCCTAGGTAACCTGTCCTTTAGTGGGTTCACTAGGTAACCTGTCCCTTAGTGGGAGCCCTAGGTAACCTGTCCTTTAGTGGGAGCCCTAGGTAACCTGTCCCTTAGTGGGAGCCCTAGGTAACCTGTCCCTTAGTGGGAGCCCTAGGTAACCTGTCCTTTAGTTGGTTCACTAGGTAACCTGTCCCTTAGTGGGAGCCCTAGGGTAACCTGTCCTTTAGTGGGAGCCCTAGGTAACCTGTCCTTTAGTGGGAGCCCTAGGTAACCTGTCCCTTAGTGGGAGCCCTAGGTAACCTGTCCCTTAGTGGGAGCCCTAGGTAACCTGTCCCTTAGTGGGAGCCCTAGGTAACCTGTCCCTTAGTGGGAGCCCTAGGTAACCTGTCCTTTAGTGGGTTCACTAGGTAACCTGTCCTTTAGTTGGTTCACTAGGTAACCTGTCCCTTAGTGGGAGCCCTAGGTAACCTGTCCTTTAGTGGGTTCACTAGGTAACCTGTCCTTTAGTGGGAGCCCTAGGTAACCTGTCCCTTAGTGGGAGCCCTAGGTAACCTGTCCTTTAGTGGGAGCCCTAGGTAACCTGTCCTTTAGTGGGTTCACTAGGTAACCTGTCCCTTAGTGGGAGCCCTAGGTAACCTGTCCTTTAGTGGGTTCACTAGGTAACCTGTCCCTTAGTGGGAGCCCTAGGTAACCTGTCCCTTAGTGGGAGCACTAGGTAACCTGTCCCTTAGTGGGAGCCCTAGGTAACCTGTCCCTTAGTGGGAGCCCTAGGATAACCTGCCCCTTAGTGGGAGCCCTAGGATAACCTGTCCCTTAGTGGGAGCCCTAGGTAACCTGTCCCTTAGTGGGAGCCCTAGGATAACCTGTCCCTTAGTGGGAGCCCTAGGATAACCTGTCCCTTCCCTTAGTGGGAGCCCTAGGTAACCTGTCCCTTAGTGGGAGCCCTAGGTAACCTGTCCCTTAGTGGGAGCCCTAGGATAACCTGTCCCTTAGTGGGAGCCCTAGGATAACCTGTCCCTTAGTGGGAGCCCTAGGTAACCTGTCCCTTAGTGGGAGCCCTAGGTAACCTGTCCCTTAGTGGGAGCCCTAGGTAACCTGTCCCTTAGTGGGAGCCCTAGGTAACCTGTCCCTTAGTGGGAGCCCTAGGTAACCTGTCCCTTAGTGGGAGCCCTAGGTAACCTGTCCCTTAGTGGGAGCCCTAGGTAACCTGTCCCTTAGTGGGA is drawn from Oncorhynchus tshawytscha isolate Ot180627B unplaced genomic scaffold, Otsh_v2.0 Un_contig_4883_pilon_pilon, whole genome shotgun sequence and contains these coding sequences:
- the LOC112253197 gene encoding galectin-related protein, which encodes MAVSATEKDAINTEDDHHNDSFGNPGLISPDREDIARLLKVPFSGRIRGGMRPGKKVIVMGIVDLEPDSFDVSLTCGRGTEKEEPQPDVALKLSARFAERQFLRNSRVSGKWSEEEKSIDYFPFIPDQPFRMEIHCEHTRFRIFVDGNPLFDFFHKVKSLPSIDTVRIEGGLQITKLG